In Stenotrophomonas sp. 610A2, one DNA window encodes the following:
- a CDS encoding DUF885 domain-containing protein, whose amino-acid sequence MRKHLLAAALLASLAGCQSGDAPTAPSTSTEQAGQAQADAQFAELSKKALDTWMQLSPVSATQIGDHRYDSQLDDLSAAGQQKSLEASKALLAELDKLDVSKLGRENQVDAAILRNQLQSDIWSNETMQSWKWDPQVYNGLAGSAIYGLMAREFAPLPERLKSATARIELIPQIFAAARANLDPARVPKIHAETVAKQNRGILSLVETFIVPNIGQLEAADQERLKAAIAKLTTAVEEQQTWLDKTLVPNAKGEFRIGAEKYDQKLKFSLNSSLSRAEIGERARAELTRVRKDMYGIAQVVLKDKPGAPEMPANPTDDQQQKAIEAALELAYADKPARDKVVDDAKAALDQSTEFVRKHDLMTLPDAPVDIILMPEFQRGVAVAYCDSPGPLDKNLKTFYAVSPIPDDWNDKQVDSFLREYNSRMIHLLSIHEGTPGHYLEGWHSGKFPSTLRAVLRSGLFAEGWAVYTERMMQEQGYLDNDPLFHLVQLKFYLRTIANAILDQGVHVDNWSREQAMQLMTHDAFQQESEASGKWVRAQLTSAQLPTYFVGAQEHFDTRKAVQEKQGANFNLKAYHDQMLSYGAPPVRFARQLMLEQPIE is encoded by the coding sequence CTGTCCCCGGTCAGCGCCACCCAGATCGGTGATCACCGCTACGACAGCCAGCTCGATGACCTCAGCGCCGCCGGCCAGCAGAAGAGCCTGGAGGCCAGCAAGGCCCTGCTCGCCGAGCTGGACAAGCTCGACGTCAGCAAGCTCGGCCGCGAGAACCAGGTGGACGCCGCCATCCTGCGCAACCAGCTGCAGTCGGACATCTGGTCCAACGAAACCATGCAGTCGTGGAAGTGGGACCCGCAGGTCTATAACGGCCTGGCCGGCAGCGCCATCTACGGCCTGATGGCACGCGAGTTCGCGCCGCTGCCGGAGCGCCTGAAGTCGGCTACCGCACGCATCGAACTGATCCCGCAGATCTTCGCCGCCGCCCGCGCCAACCTGGACCCGGCACGCGTGCCAAAGATCCACGCCGAAACCGTCGCCAAGCAGAACCGCGGCATCCTCAGCCTGGTTGAAACCTTCATCGTGCCCAACATCGGCCAGCTCGAAGCCGCCGACCAGGAACGCCTGAAGGCCGCCATCGCCAAACTGACCACAGCAGTCGAAGAACAGCAGACCTGGCTGGACAAGACCCTGGTGCCTAATGCCAAGGGCGAGTTCCGCATCGGTGCGGAGAAGTACGACCAGAAGCTGAAGTTCTCGCTCAACTCCTCGCTGTCGCGCGCCGAGATCGGCGAGCGTGCCCGCGCCGAGCTGACCCGCGTGCGCAAGGACATGTACGGCATCGCCCAGGTGGTGCTGAAGGACAAGCCGGGCGCCCCGGAAATGCCGGCCAACCCGACCGACGACCAGCAGCAGAAGGCAATCGAAGCCGCACTGGAACTGGCCTATGCCGACAAGCCGGCCCGCGACAAGGTCGTGGACGATGCCAAGGCCGCGTTGGACCAATCCACCGAGTTCGTGCGCAAGCATGACCTGATGACCCTGCCCGACGCGCCGGTCGACATCATCCTGATGCCGGAATTCCAGCGTGGCGTGGCCGTGGCCTATTGCGACTCGCCGGGCCCGTTGGACAAGAACCTGAAGACCTTCTATGCGGTCTCGCCGATTCCGGATGACTGGAACGACAAGCAGGTCGACTCCTTCCTGCGCGAATACAACAGCCGCATGATCCACCTGCTGTCCATCCACGAAGGCACCCCGGGCCACTACCTGGAAGGCTGGCACTCGGGCAAGTTCCCGTCGACGCTGCGCGCGGTACTGCGTTCGGGCCTGTTTGCCGAAGGCTGGGCGGTGTACACCGAGCGCATGATGCAGGAACAGGGTTACCTGGATAACGACCCGCTGTTCCACCTGGTGCAGCTCAAGTTCTACCTGCGCACCATTGCCAATGCCATCCTCGACCAGGGTGTACACGTGGACAATTGGAGCCGTGAGCAGGCCATGCAGCTGATGACCCACGACGCCTTCCAGCAGGAAAGCGAAGCCTCCGGCAAGTGGGTGCGCGCACAGCTCACCTCGGCCCAGCTGCCGACCTACTTCGTCGGCGCACAGGAGCACTTCGATACCCGCAAGGCAGTGCAGGAAAAGCAGGGTGCCAACTTCAACCTGAAGGCCTACCACGACCAGATGCTGTCCTACGGCGCACCGCCGGTGCGTTTCGCACGCCAGCTGATGCTGGAACAGCCGATCGAGTAA
- a CDS encoding PH domain-containing protein, with the protein METNAILAWTLVSECPIPQDVNDILVSGETAVAAYKTFRDSAVFTNKRLIVRDAQGITGKKVEIYSLPYSSIYMWSSENGHGLFNFNSEIELWTKAGHIKVNLNKGLDVRRLDKLIAQAVLGGSESPAIATGHTVPGNPPPLP; encoded by the coding sequence ATGGAAACAAATGCAATTCTGGCCTGGACGCTGGTATCGGAATGCCCGATTCCGCAGGATGTGAACGACATCCTCGTGAGCGGTGAAACCGCGGTGGCGGCCTACAAGACGTTCCGCGATTCAGCGGTATTCACCAACAAGCGGTTGATCGTGCGCGACGCGCAGGGCATCACCGGCAAGAAAGTGGAAATCTATTCGCTGCCCTACTCCTCGATCTACATGTGGTCTTCGGAGAACGGCCACGGCCTGTTCAACTTCAACTCCGAGATCGAACTCTGGACCAAGGCCGGCCATATCAAGGTCAACCTCAACAAGGGCCTGGATGTCCGCCGTCTGGACAAGCTGATCGCCCAGGCCGTGCTGGGCGGCTCAGAATCGCCAGCCATCGCCACCGGTCACACGGTACCTGGCAATCCACCGCCGCTGCCGTAA
- a CDS encoding GNAT family N-acetyltransferase produces MSESHYSISHDIPSVETYRHLRQASGLSAKTVEAASRGLPNSLFAVQILCAGQTVAMGRVIGDGGTFYQVVDIAVLPEHQGRGLGKKVMSEIQGYMEREVPASAYVSLLADGEAYRLYQQYGFALTAPASVGMALKKA; encoded by the coding sequence ATGAGCGAATCCCACTACAGCATCAGCCACGACATTCCTTCAGTGGAGACCTACCGACACCTGCGTCAGGCCAGCGGGCTCAGCGCGAAGACGGTGGAAGCCGCCAGCCGCGGTCTGCCCAACTCGCTGTTCGCGGTACAGATACTGTGTGCCGGACAAACGGTGGCAATGGGCCGGGTGATCGGCGATGGCGGTACGTTCTACCAAGTGGTCGATATTGCGGTGCTACCGGAACATCAAGGCCGTGGCCTGGGCAAGAAAGTCATGAGCGAGATCCAGGGCTACATGGAACGTGAGGTACCCGCCTCGGCCTACGTCAGTCTGCTTGCGGATGGCGAAGCCTACCGTCTCTACCAGCAATACGGCTTCGCACTGACCGCACCAGCCAGCGTCGGCATGGCATTGAAGAAAGCCTGA